One part of the Mycobacterium marinum genome encodes these proteins:
- a CDS encoding NAD(P)-dependent alcohol dehydrogenase, translating into MKAMAQRTWNPAEPLELIELPTPEPKAGEVRVQVQAIGVNPVDWKMRSSGPLRLAARLIGPKPPVVVGVDFAGVVEAVGPGVTRAAPGDRVVGGTNFSRGQRGSYADTVLVREDQLCRVPDTVDIAVAAALPVGGVTAWMAVVELGRIRQVPPADRRVLVLGASGGVGQLAVQIAKLQEAFVVGVCSTKNVEMVKDLGADLVLDYNQGDALAQAKPHAPFHVVIDCVGSYSGAGCRALLSSRGRHIMVAGDEPSSAVQVVVPPFKSKAILGRPNGARLEPLVDAVAAGKLRVSIAQKLPLTSAEEAHRLSQTSRMTGKLILEP; encoded by the coding sequence ATGAAGGCCATGGCGCAGCGAACGTGGAATCCGGCAGAACCGCTAGAACTCATCGAGCTACCCACGCCCGAACCGAAAGCCGGCGAAGTCCGGGTACAGGTCCAGGCGATCGGGGTCAACCCGGTCGACTGGAAAATGCGCAGCTCGGGCCCCCTGCGGCTGGCGGCACGCCTGATCGGACCAAAGCCACCGGTGGTGGTGGGGGTGGACTTCGCCGGAGTGGTCGAGGCGGTCGGTCCGGGCGTGACGCGCGCCGCCCCGGGAGACCGGGTGGTGGGCGGCACCAACTTCTCGCGTGGTCAGCGCGGCTCTTACGCCGACACCGTACTGGTGCGCGAGGACCAGCTCTGCCGCGTCCCGGACACGGTGGACATCGCAGTGGCGGCCGCCTTGCCCGTGGGCGGTGTCACCGCCTGGATGGCGGTCGTGGAGCTGGGCCGCATCCGGCAAGTGCCACCCGCCGACCGGCGGGTGCTGGTGCTGGGTGCCTCCGGGGGCGTGGGCCAGCTGGCCGTGCAGATCGCCAAGCTGCAGGAGGCCTTCGTGGTCGGCGTGTGCTCGACAAAGAACGTCGAGATGGTCAAGGACCTAGGGGCCGACCTCGTTCTGGACTACAACCAGGGCGACGCACTGGCGCAGGCCAAGCCGCATGCCCCATTTCACGTCGTGATCGACTGCGTGGGCAGCTACTCCGGCGCCGGGTGTCGGGCTCTGCTGTCTTCGCGCGGTCGCCACATCATGGTGGCCGGCGACGAGCCCAGCTCCGCCGTGCAAGTGGTGGTGCCCCCGTTCAAATCCAAGGCAATCCTGGGCAGACCCAACGGCGCGCGGCTGGAACCGCTGGTGGATGCTGTGGCCGCCGGCAAGCTGCGGGTGAGCATCGCCCAGAAGCTCCCACTCACCAGCGCCGAGGAGGCCCACCGGCTCAGCCAGACCAGCCGCATGACCGGGAAACTGATCCTCGAGCCCTGA
- a CDS encoding DUF1906 domain-containing protein, with translation MHNLPLPPSAVRLRAISRRDALRYTTALAGLGAASAACGMPTAAAAAPPRLIDFAAQQIPAQQIRAAGYSGVVNYVSLSRPGSSFGAKPITRRYADSLTAAGLVIVSNYQYGKPGGSAPSDFTRGYAGGVADARTAWQLHTAAGGGQGAPIFFTVDEDINRDTWNRVALQWFRGINSVLGVQRTGVYGGIDVCQWAAADGVIGSSGTPGRRWAWQTRAWSGHRIYPAAVLYQRVVSTKSSPGPRVGGFEVDVNDVLAPDCGQWNLHQGHRTGDAR, from the coding sequence ATGCACAATTTGCCCCTGCCGCCCAGTGCTGTTCGATTGCGAGCGATTTCCCGGCGCGACGCGCTGCGCTACACGACTGCGTTGGCCGGGCTCGGTGCCGCATCGGCGGCCTGCGGCATGCCCACCGCGGCCGCCGCCGCTCCCCCTCGACTGATCGACTTCGCCGCGCAGCAGATTCCGGCGCAGCAGATCCGAGCTGCCGGCTACAGCGGTGTGGTCAACTACGTTTCGCTGTCGCGGCCCGGCTCATCGTTTGGCGCTAAGCCGATTACCCGGCGCTACGCCGATTCACTGACGGCCGCGGGCTTGGTGATAGTCAGTAACTACCAATACGGCAAACCGGGTGGGTCAGCGCCGTCGGACTTCACGCGGGGCTATGCCGGCGGCGTCGCGGATGCGCGCACCGCCTGGCAGCTGCACACCGCCGCGGGCGGCGGCCAAGGTGCGCCGATCTTCTTCACGGTCGACGAGGACATCAATCGCGATACCTGGAACCGCGTTGCGCTGCAATGGTTTCGCGGAATCAACTCGGTTCTTGGGGTTCAACGTACCGGGGTTTACGGAGGAATCGATGTGTGTCAGTGGGCCGCGGCCGATGGTGTTATCGGGTCTTCGGGCACACCCGGCCGCCGGTGGGCCTGGCAAACTCGAGCCTGGTCCGGCCATCGGATCTACCCGGCCGCCGTTCTCTACCAGCGCGTCGTGAGCACCAAGTCCAGTCCTGGCCCGCGGGTCGGCGGATTCGAAGTCGACGTCAACGACGTTCTGGCACCGGACTGCGGACAGTGGAACCTCCATCAGGGGCATCGGACTGGCGATGCGCGATAG
- a CDS encoding cellulose-binding domain-containing protein: protein MARLDSFVKRWRTALHVTLLALMVAIPGLAISPEAHAAAATATLTVEHTWQTGFIARFAITNASLVPMSDWRLEFDLPAGESISHAWNSTVAQSGTHYVVSPANWNRVIAPGGSATGGFRGVLLGTYSPPTNCMLNRQYRCS, encoded by the coding sequence ATGGCCAGACTGGACAGCTTCGTGAAGCGCTGGCGTACAGCGCTTCACGTCACCCTGTTGGCGTTGATGGTCGCCATCCCCGGACTCGCCATTAGCCCCGAGGCTCACGCAGCCGCGGCCACGGCAACGTTGACGGTGGAACATACGTGGCAGACCGGCTTCATCGCGCGCTTCGCGATCACCAACGCGAGCCTGGTACCGATGAGCGACTGGCGGCTTGAATTCGACTTGCCGGCGGGAGAATCCATCTCGCACGCGTGGAATAGCACCGTCGCGCAATCCGGCACGCACTATGTTGTGAGCCCCGCGAACTGGAATCGCGTCATTGCACCTGGCGGTTCAGCTACCGGTGGATTCCGAGGAGTGTTGCTCGGCACGTACTCGCCACCGACCAATTGCATGCTCAACCGACAATATCGTTGCTCCTAG
- a CDS encoding PE family protein: MTALTAVPEIVVQAATELTNIGSSVNTANAMATTQTTTIVAAAQDEVSAAIAALFSVHGQTYQQLSAQAITFHEQFVRTLSSAGGAYAAAEAANTGPLQQLLEAINSPVQALTGRPLIGNGANGAPGTGANGGDGGWLLGDGGAGGSGATGQVGGNGGAAGLLGSGGAGGAGGGSTVGNGGAGGVGGAGGWLSGSGGVGGAGGATSDVGAVGGAGGDGGAGGLLGAGGTGGAGGAGRLGSGATGGAGGAGGAGGPWAGLVGAGGGDGGIGGMGQDNGGAGGTGGSAGVLGGPGGAGGTGGYGGVTGGSGGSGGDAGGMFGVRGLFGTGGAGGTGGFGSTSGAAGGTGGDGGLFFSSGGAGGEGGAGATAGPGGGGGAGGLLFSDGGVGGVGGSSTGGVGGQGGTGGRAGLLIGNAGAGGAGGEGTAAGGDGGNGGNGVLIGNGGNAGTGGAGPSNGGNGVGGTGGVLLGADGFNAPASSSPLHSLQQQALTAVNAPIQAATGRPLIGNGAPGATGSGASGSPGGWLLGDGGAGGSGAAGSGIAGGDGGAAGLIGTGGTGGAGAGSASDDGGGGGSGGAGGWLSGTGGVGGVGGFSLTGGTGGSGGAGGAGGLLGAAGLGGAGGAGVNGDGGGGGSGGAGGLLGGLVGAGGGDGGTGGASESANGGAGGAGGHAGAFGGPGGAGGSGGFGDATGGIGGTGGNAGMLFGSGGAGGDGGFGLGVVGGHGGDGGNAGLLFSSAGSGGFGGSSTKTAGDGGMGGAAGWLGFGGAGGAGGFGGVVGAGDGGSGGNGGAGGQLLGIGGAGGAGGQSLSSGVGGDGGTGGNAVLIGNGGNGGNRGNVGTGTPGAGGSGGVLLGDEGLNGSP, translated from the coding sequence ATGACCGCGCTGACGGCGGTTCCGGAAATCGTGGTACAGGCGGCCACCGAGCTAACGAACATAGGTTCTTCGGTCAACACCGCCAACGCCATGGCGACGACGCAGACCACAACCATCGTCGCCGCGGCCCAAGACGAAGTATCAGCGGCGATCGCGGCGCTGTTTTCTGTTCACGGTCAGACCTATCAGCAGTTGAGCGCGCAGGCGATAACTTTTCACGAGCAGTTTGTGCGGACGCTGAGCAGCGCCGGAGGCGCCTACGCAGCTGCGGAGGCCGCCAACACCGGACCGCTTCAGCAGCTGTTGGAGGCGATCAATTCGCCGGTACAAGCGTTGACCGGGCGGCCGCTGATCGGCAATGGCGCCAACGGTGCGCCGGGCACCGGCGCCAACGGTGGCGATGGCGGCTGGCTGCTCGGCGATGGCGGCGCCGGCGGGTCGGGCGCCACCGGCCAAGTGGGAGGTAACGGCGGGGCGGCCGGGCTGCTGGGATCGGGAGGTGCGGGCGGGGCCGGGGGCGGCTCCACGGTCGGTAACGGTGGTGCCGGAGGGGTTGGGGGGGCCGGGGGCTGGTTGTCGGGTAGTGGCGGAGTCGGCGGGGCAGGTGGGGCGACCAGCGACGTTGGCGCGGTCGGCGGGGCCGGCGGCGATGGCGGGGCCGGGGGTCTGCTGGGTGCCGGCGGAACCGGCGGGGCAGGCGGAGCGGGCCGTCTCGGGAGTGGCGCGACCGGCGGGGCCGGAGGAGCCGGGGGAGCCGGGGGGCCGTGGGCCGGACTGGTCGGTGCGGGCGGAGGCGATGGCGGCATCGGCGGGATGGGACAAGACAATGGCGGAGCCGGCGGGACGGGTGGCAGCGCTGGGGTGCTCGGTGGCCCAGGCGGGGCCGGCGGCACCGGCGGATACGGCGGTGTGACAGGCGGCAGCGGTGGTTCCGGCGGTGACGCCGGCGGGATGTTCGGCGTGCGGGGGCTATTCGGCACCGGTGGGGCGGGCGGGACCGGAGGATTCGGCAGTACATCCGGGGCGGCCGGGGGGACCGGCGGTGACGGCGGGTTGTTCTTCTCCAGCGGCGGGGCCGGCGGGGAAGGCGGTGCCGGCGCGACCGCCGGCCCGGGTGGGGGCGGCGGGGCCGGCGGATTGCTGTTCTCCGACGGCGGCGTCGGCGGAGTCGGCGGCTCCAGCACCGGCGGTGTTGGGGGCCAGGGGGGAACGGGAGGCCGGGCGGGCCTGCTGATCGGCAACGCAGGCGCCGGTGGCGCGGGTGGCGAAGGTACGGCGGCTGGAGGCGACGGCGGTAACGGCGGCAACGGAGTGCTGATCGGTAACGGTGGCAACGCCGGTACCGGCGGAGCGGGTCCGAGCAACGGTGGCAATGGTGTCGGCGGTACCGGTGGTGTGCTGCTGGGGGCCGACGGATTCAACGCCCCGGCGAGCAGCTCACCGCTGCACAGTTTGCAGCAACAAGCGCTGACCGCGGTCAATGCCCCCATTCAGGCGGCCACCGGGCGCCCGCTGATCGGCAATGGAGCCCCGGGGGCTACCGGCAGCGGCGCGAGTGGGTCGCCCGGGGGTTGGTTGCTTGGTGACGGCGGGGCCGGCGGCTCCGGAGCTGCCGGCTCGGGTATCGCCGGTGGTGACGGCGGGGCAGCCGGGCTCATCGGTACCGGCGGCACCGGCGGCGCCGGCGCTGGCTCGGCCTCCGATGACGGCGGCGGCGGCGGCTCCGGTGGGGCGGGCGGGTGGCTATCCGGTACCGGCGGGGTCGGCGGGGTCGGCGGATTCTCACTGACCGGCGGTACCGGCGGGAGCGGCGGGGCCGGCGGGGCCGGCGGGCTGTTGGGTGCGGCCGGGCTGGGCGGTGCCGGCGGGGCTGGCGTCAACGGAGACGGTGGTGGCGGCGGGAGCGGCGGGGCCGGCGGCCTACTGGGTGGGCTGGTCGGCGCCGGTGGCGGCGACGGCGGGACCGGGGGAGCCAGCGAGTCGGCAAACGGCGGGGCCGGCGGGGCTGGCGGCCATGCCGGAGCGTTCGGCGGGCCCGGCGGTGCGGGCGGGAGCGGCGGATTTGGCGATGCGACTGGGGGGATTGGTGGCACCGGCGGCAATGCCGGGATGCTGTTCGGCAGCGGCGGGGCCGGCGGTGACGGTGGATTTGGCCTGGGTGTCGTGGGTGGGCACGGCGGGGACGGCGGCAACGCCGGCCTGTTGTTCTCCAGTGCGGGATCTGGAGGATTTGGCGGTTCCAGCACGAAAACCGCTGGTGACGGCGGGATGGGCGGGGCAGCCGGGTGGCTGGGCTTCGGTGGGGCCGGTGGAGCCGGCGGGTTCGGTGGCGTGGTCGGTGCAGGCGACGGGGGCTCGGGCGGCAACGGCGGTGCCGGCGGTCAATTGTTGGGAATCGGCGGGGCCGGAGGGGCCGGCGGACAGTCGCTATCGAGCGGCGTTGGAGGCGACGGCGGCACTGGCGGCAACGCCGTGCTGATCGGCAACGGCGGCAACGGCGGCAACCGCGGCAACGTTGGAACCGGCACCCCCGGCGCCGGTGGGTCAGGTGGGGTCCTGCTAGGCGACGAAGGGCTCAACGGCTCGCCCTAG
- the hrpA gene encoding ATP-dependent RNA helicase HrpA — MADLSVAQLRSRLDGLSTRDAVRLGRRLKGLRGAKPEKLQQLTEQIAVQISAAEVLIATRQAAVPAITYPDLPVSERREEIAEAIRANQVVVVAGETGSGKTTQLPKICLDIGRGVRGTIGHTQPRRLAARTVAQRIADELQTPLGDAVGYAVRFTDQVSERTLVKLMTDGILLAEIQRDRRLLRYDTLILDEAHERSLNIDFLLGYLRELLPRRPDLKLIVTSATIEPQRFAAHFGGAPIIEVSGRTYPVAIRYRPLEVPVSTGSPEDSRDPDDPDHEIVRTETRDEVEAIVDAVHELQNEAPGDVLVFLSGEREIRDTAEALSGLEHTEVLPLYARLPTAEQQKVFAPHTGRRVVLATNVAETSLTVPGIRYVVDPGNARISRYSRRLKVQRLPIEPISQASAAQRAGRCGRVAPGICIRLYSEDDFAARPQYTDPEILRTNLAAVILQMAALQLGEIENFGFLDPPDRRSVRDGVQLLQELGAFDPTGAITDLGLRLARLPVDPRLGRMILQAGMEGCLREVLVLAAALTIPDPRERPTDREEAARQKHARFADEDSDFMSYLNLWRYLGEQRRALSRSAFRRMCRTEFLHYLRIREWQDLVGQLRSICRDLGLAESGPQSDDPAEPARVHAALLAGLLSHVGMRREDGREYLGARNSRFVLAPGSVLTKRPPRWVVVAELVETSRLYGRIAARIQPEVVERVAGELAQRGYSEPHWDAKRGEVMAYERVTLYGLPLAARRRVGYSRVEPTVARQLFIRHALVEGDWQTRHHFFADNARLRTQLEELEERARRRDLLVDDDDVYELYDARIPAEVVSARHFDTWWKKQRHQTPDLLTFTRNELLRSDDPADTDRPDAWQTDDAALPLTYRFEPGAADDGVTVHVPVDVLARLGDDQFAWQVPAFREELVTELIRSLPKDLRRNFVPAPDAARAVLAGIDPAKEPLLQALQRELRRRSGVLVPIDAFDLTKLPPHLRVNFAVESADGTEVARGKDLKALQAELAAPAQRAVADAVAGDLERKGLRAWPDGVDELARVVERSVGGRAVRGFPGFVDQGSHVDLRVFATAAERDHAMAPGTRRLVRLGVAAPLKAVERQLDPRTRLLLGTNPDGSLTALLADCADAATDALTPGLVWTRAEFAALCANVAKALVPMTIDIVGRVAKVLAAAQEVQLALPAKPPSAQTDAIADIRAQLDRLVPPGFVAATGRAHLGDLARYLIAIRRRLDRLPHAVAADRDRMERVQAVVEAYDELVHTLPLARASAADVRDIGRQIEELRVSLWAQQLGTPRPVSEQRIYRAIDAVHHSDTER; from the coding sequence GTGGCCGATCTGTCCGTTGCGCAGCTGCGCAGCCGTCTCGACGGTCTGAGCACCCGTGACGCCGTGCGTCTGGGCAGGCGCCTGAAGGGGCTTCGCGGCGCCAAGCCGGAGAAGCTGCAGCAGCTGACCGAGCAGATCGCTGTCCAGATTTCTGCGGCCGAGGTGCTGATTGCGACGCGACAAGCCGCCGTTCCGGCGATCACCTACCCCGACCTGCCGGTCAGCGAGCGTCGCGAGGAGATCGCCGAGGCGATACGGGCGAACCAGGTGGTCGTCGTCGCGGGGGAGACCGGGTCGGGCAAGACCACCCAGCTACCGAAAATCTGCCTGGACATCGGCCGCGGGGTCCGCGGGACGATCGGACACACCCAACCTCGGCGGCTAGCCGCCCGCACGGTCGCGCAACGCATCGCCGACGAGCTGCAAACCCCGCTGGGCGACGCGGTCGGATACGCCGTCCGGTTCACCGACCAGGTCAGCGAGCGCACCCTGGTCAAGTTGATGACCGACGGGATTCTGCTCGCCGAGATCCAGCGCGATCGACGCTTGCTGCGCTACGACACGCTGATTCTGGATGAGGCCCACGAGCGCAGCCTCAACATCGATTTCTTGCTCGGATACCTGCGCGAGCTGCTGCCGCGCCGCCCGGACCTGAAGCTGATCGTGACGTCGGCGACGATCGAGCCGCAACGCTTCGCCGCCCACTTCGGTGGGGCGCCGATCATCGAGGTGTCCGGACGGACCTACCCGGTCGCGATTCGGTACCGGCCGTTGGAGGTTCCCGTTTCGACGGGGTCCCCGGAAGACTCCCGCGACCCGGACGACCCGGACCACGAAATCGTCCGCACCGAGACCCGCGACGAGGTGGAGGCGATCGTCGACGCGGTCCACGAACTGCAAAACGAAGCCCCCGGAGACGTCCTGGTTTTCCTGTCCGGGGAGCGTGAGATCCGCGATACGGCCGAGGCACTCAGCGGCCTCGAACACACCGAGGTGCTTCCGCTGTATGCCCGGCTGCCGACCGCCGAGCAGCAGAAGGTGTTCGCGCCGCACACCGGGCGCCGCGTCGTGCTGGCAACCAACGTGGCCGAAACATCGCTGACCGTGCCGGGCATCCGCTACGTCGTCGACCCGGGCAATGCTCGCATCTCGCGCTACAGCCGCCGCCTCAAGGTGCAGCGGCTACCGATCGAACCGATCTCCCAGGCGTCCGCCGCGCAGCGGGCCGGCCGATGTGGTCGGGTTGCCCCCGGCATCTGCATCCGCCTCTACTCCGAGGACGACTTCGCCGCCCGACCGCAATACACCGACCCGGAGATACTGCGGACCAACCTGGCCGCGGTGATCCTGCAGATGGCGGCGCTGCAGCTGGGCGAGATCGAGAACTTCGGATTTCTCGACCCGCCGGATCGGCGCAGCGTTCGCGACGGCGTACAGCTGTTGCAGGAACTCGGCGCCTTCGACCCAACCGGCGCGATCACCGATCTCGGCCTTCGCTTGGCGAGGCTGCCGGTTGACCCCAGGCTGGGCCGGATGATTCTGCAGGCCGGGATGGAGGGGTGTCTGCGTGAGGTCCTGGTCCTTGCCGCGGCGCTGACGATCCCTGATCCGCGGGAAAGACCAACCGACCGCGAAGAGGCAGCCCGCCAGAAGCATGCCCGATTCGCCGACGAGGACTCGGACTTCATGTCCTACCTCAACCTCTGGAGGTACCTCGGCGAGCAGCGAAGGGCTCTGTCACGCAGCGCTTTCCGGCGGATGTGCCGCACCGAGTTCCTGCACTACCTGCGCATCCGGGAGTGGCAGGACTTGGTCGGACAGCTGCGCAGCATCTGTCGCGACCTCGGCCTAGCCGAGTCAGGACCGCAATCGGATGATCCGGCCGAGCCCGCCCGGGTGCACGCGGCGCTGCTGGCCGGGCTGCTCTCGCATGTTGGGATGCGCCGTGAAGACGGCCGGGAGTATCTGGGTGCGCGCAACTCGAGGTTCGTTCTGGCGCCCGGATCGGTGCTCACCAAGCGACCGCCACGCTGGGTCGTGGTGGCCGAGCTGGTCGAGACCAGTCGCCTCTACGGGCGCATCGCCGCCCGCATCCAGCCGGAAGTGGTCGAGCGAGTTGCGGGGGAGTTGGCCCAACGCGGCTACAGCGAACCGCACTGGGACGCCAAGCGCGGCGAGGTGATGGCCTACGAACGGGTGACGCTGTACGGTTTGCCGCTGGCCGCGCGCCGACGCGTGGGGTACTCGCGGGTCGAGCCCACGGTGGCACGGCAGCTGTTCATCCGCCATGCGCTCGTGGAGGGCGACTGGCAGACTCGTCATCACTTCTTTGCCGACAACGCGCGGTTGCGAACGCAACTCGAAGAACTGGAGGAGCGGGCCCGCCGACGCGACCTGCTGGTCGATGACGATGACGTCTATGAGCTCTACGACGCCCGCATCCCCGCCGAGGTCGTCTCCGCACGGCACTTCGACACGTGGTGGAAAAAGCAGCGCCACCAGACGCCGGATCTACTCACCTTTACCCGAAATGAGCTGCTGCGCAGCGATGATCCTGCCGACACCGATCGGCCGGACGCCTGGCAGACCGACGACGCGGCACTGCCCCTGACCTACCGGTTCGAGCCCGGCGCCGCCGATGACGGCGTCACGGTGCACGTGCCGGTCGACGTGCTTGCCCGCTTGGGGGACGACCAGTTCGCCTGGCAGGTGCCGGCGTTTCGCGAAGAACTGGTCACCGAGCTCATCCGCTCACTCCCGAAAGACTTGCGCCGCAACTTCGTTCCGGCCCCCGATGCCGCCCGGGCGGTGCTGGCCGGGATCGACCCGGCCAAAGAGCCGCTACTGCAGGCATTGCAGCGCGAACTACGCCGTCGCAGCGGCGTTTTGGTACCCATCGATGCCTTCGACCTGACCAAGCTGCCACCGCACCTGCGGGTGAATTTCGCCGTGGAATCCGCCGATGGCACCGAGGTCGCCCGCGGCAAGGACCTCAAGGCGCTGCAAGCCGAGCTGGCGGCCCCCGCCCAGCGGGCGGTCGCCGACGCGGTTGCCGGCGATCTGGAACGAAAAGGGTTGCGCGCCTGGCCCGATGGCGTGGACGAACTGGCGCGCGTCGTCGAGCGCAGCGTCGGCGGGCGGGCCGTGCGAGGGTTCCCGGGGTTCGTCGATCAAGGCTCGCACGTGGACCTGCGAGTGTTCGCGACGGCGGCCGAACGTGACCATGCGATGGCACCCGGCACCCGGCGACTGGTGCGGCTCGGTGTGGCCGCACCGCTGAAAGCCGTCGAACGCCAGCTGGACCCACGCACCCGCCTGCTGCTCGGGACCAACCCGGATGGTTCGCTGACCGCGCTGCTCGCCGACTGCGCCGACGCGGCGACCGACGCACTGACACCGGGGCTGGTATGGACGCGGGCCGAGTTCGCCGCCTTGTGCGCCAACGTGGCGAAAGCGCTGGTCCCGATGACCATCGACATCGTGGGGCGCGTCGCGAAGGTACTCGCCGCCGCGCAGGAGGTGCAGCTCGCCTTGCCCGCGAAGCCACCGTCGGCGCAGACCGACGCGATCGCCGATATCCGCGCCCAGCTGGACCGGTTGGTTCCACCGGGCTTCGTGGCCGCAACCGGGCGGGCACATCTCGGCGACCTCGCCCGCTACCTGATCGCGATCCGTCGACGCCTTGACCGGTTGCCGCATGCCGTTGCGGCCGACCGGGACCGGATGGAGCGGGTACAGGCCGTTGTGGAGGCCTACGACGAACTTGTGCACACGCTGCCGCTGGCACGGGCCAGCGCCGCCGACGTCCGCGACATCGGCCGCCAAATCGAGGAGTTGCGGGTGAGCCTGTGGGCCCAGCAGCTCGGCACCCCGCGTCCGGTCAGTGAACAGCGGATCTACCGGGCGATTGACGCCGTGCACCACAGCGACACGGAGCGCTGA
- a CDS encoding DIP1984 family protein, with protein sequence MKLAEALSLRANAARRVEQLRTRIVGNARYQEGEEPAEDAAALLAEAGETLDEYETLIRRINRTNAATAIGADGTLTDALARRDALRLRHYVLTAAADAAAGSNQPTYSRQLRSELKMLPALPVAELRAQADELARELRELDVRIQQSNWEVELLD encoded by the coding sequence GTGAAGCTGGCAGAGGCGTTATCGCTGCGCGCGAACGCGGCGCGGCGGGTCGAGCAGCTGCGCACGCGCATCGTGGGCAACGCCCGCTATCAAGAAGGCGAGGAACCGGCCGAGGATGCCGCGGCTCTGCTCGCCGAAGCCGGCGAGACGCTGGATGAGTACGAGACGCTGATCCGGCGCATCAACCGCACCAACGCCGCCACGGCGATCGGCGCGGACGGCACGCTGACCGACGCGCTGGCCCGCCGAGACGCCCTGCGTCTGCGTCACTACGTGCTCACCGCCGCCGCGGACGCGGCCGCCGGTAGCAACCAGCCCACCTACTCGCGCCAACTGCGGTCCGAGCTCAAGATGCTGCCGGCCCTGCCCGTTGCCGAACTGCGCGCCCAGGCCGACGAGCTCGCCCGCGAACTTCGTGAGCTCGATGTTCGGATCCAACAGTCCAACTGGGAGGTCGAGCTGCTGGATTAG
- a CDS encoding ParA family protein has translation MSALVLSGKGGTAKTLWQMMLAGEASRAGISTLLVDADPERNLSNHFGVSQHSTGLGSVLEDAGIDFWGKPDQGAKRIPEEIIETAWPSVDLVPAGASLGRVAGIGVSDTGLLRRIFTVAGIFDRYELLLIDTGGRTGSLEALAMHLGDVAYAPITPTLDAVRKAKEARNRVESVQRTHPLRWCGVVLSAFDSRIGIERSIREKAYREFGDEVRAEVPRRAVINEAFQGGTRLGDCHDTIATNLARVFQDFLERDLLGRPASTPPNVQP, from the coding sequence GTGTCGGCGCTGGTGCTTTCCGGCAAGGGCGGAACAGCGAAAACGCTTTGGCAGATGATGCTGGCAGGGGAAGCGTCGCGAGCCGGGATCTCGACCTTGCTGGTCGACGCAGACCCAGAGCGGAATCTGTCTAATCACTTTGGGGTGTCGCAGCATTCAACCGGCTTGGGTTCCGTCCTAGAAGATGCCGGAATCGACTTTTGGGGCAAGCCCGACCAGGGCGCCAAGCGGATACCCGAAGAGATTATTGAAACCGCATGGCCCTCGGTGGATTTGGTGCCCGCCGGCGCTTCGTTAGGCCGCGTCGCGGGCATAGGCGTATCGGACACCGGGTTGTTGCGACGCATCTTTACAGTTGCGGGGATATTCGACCGCTATGAACTTCTGCTGATCGACACCGGCGGTCGCACCGGCTCTTTGGAAGCGCTGGCAATGCATCTAGGTGATGTGGCATACGCGCCGATCACCCCAACCCTCGATGCGGTACGGAAAGCCAAGGAGGCGCGGAACAGGGTGGAAAGTGTCCAACGAACACATCCACTCAGATGGTGCGGTGTTGTCTTGTCCGCCTTCGACAGTCGGATCGGCATCGAGCGGTCGATCCGGGAAAAGGCGTACCGCGAGTTTGGCGACGAAGTCCGCGCCGAGGTGCCGCGCCGTGCCGTCATAAATGAGGCTTTCCAAGGCGGCACGCGGCTCGGTGATTGCCACGACACCATCGCGACCAATCTCGCGCGAGTCTTCCAAGACTTCCTGGAACGCGACCTGTTGGGTCGACCCGCTAGTACGCCCCCGAACGTGCAGCCCTGA
- a CDS encoding FKBP-type peptidyl-prolyl cis-trans isomerase — MSAVKSFRVYSSAVLAACVAAIGVPLAASGTATAAASCPTAAPSSGATPEWTLNGATGSVAVTGSTETAAPVVKVSTPFSVNQTQVHTLQAGDGPVVPGTARVSVCYMGVNGRDGSVFDSSYERGAPVVFPLNGVVPGFQKAIAGQKVGSTVAVAMTSADGYPDGQPSAGIRPGDTLVFAIKVLSASN; from the coding sequence CTGAGCGCCGTGAAGTCCTTCCGGGTTTATTCCTCCGCTGTACTTGCCGCCTGCGTCGCGGCAATCGGCGTTCCGCTCGCCGCATCGGGAACGGCAACCGCCGCCGCTTCGTGTCCAACCGCGGCGCCGTCCAGTGGCGCGACGCCGGAGTGGACGCTCAACGGGGCCACCGGCAGCGTTGCCGTCACCGGATCCACCGAGACGGCGGCTCCAGTCGTGAAGGTGTCGACCCCGTTCAGCGTGAATCAAACCCAGGTGCATACGCTGCAAGCCGGCGACGGCCCCGTGGTCCCGGGTACGGCGAGGGTTTCCGTCTGCTACATGGGCGTCAATGGGCGCGACGGGTCGGTCTTCGACAGCAGCTACGAACGGGGTGCCCCGGTCGTCTTCCCGCTCAATGGGGTGGTGCCGGGCTTCCAAAAGGCCATCGCGGGACAAAAAGTCGGCTCCACGGTTGCCGTCGCAATGACCTCCGCCGATGGTTACCCCGACGGCCAGCCCAGCGCTGGCATCCGTCCGGGCGACACACTGGTCTTCGCGATCAAGGTCCTCAGCGCCTCGAACTGA